From the genome of Acropora palmata chromosome 8, jaAcrPala1.3, whole genome shotgun sequence:
CATTCCTAAATCCACTTCTAAGGGATAACCAGCATGGAGCACAGGCTATTCGCAGACTCGCAGTGATTATGCCAACAATATCAGAAGAGGAAGTTTGTTTAGTTACAGATGAGTGGAAGGTGTACCACGAAGGAAGTGTAATTGATAGTGACAGTACCACCCAAAGAATTGACCATTACTGGGCATCTgtttttcaagagaaaaacatgCAAGGTAAATTTAAGTATTCTGTTCTTCAGAAGCTTGTTAAAAGCCTCCTGTCTTTAGCCCATGGCAATGCAGATGTAGAGCGAAGTCTTTCTGCTAACAAGAGGACTCTTACTCCTGACAGGGCTTCCCTTGGTGATTTAACAATAAATGGTTTGCGTGCTGTTAAAGATCATGTCAAAAATTATGGAGAGCCACATAATGTGCCGATCACCAAGGGACTTCTCCAAGCATCAAGAGAAGCTCACAAAGCGTATTCCAAGAGACTCTCTGATGAAAGGGAAGAGCTCTCAAGGAAgaaaaaacttgaagaagCAGAAAAACAGAGACTCAGGGATGgtgaaaaagaaagggaaaaggaagcaaagaaGTTGGAACAAAGCAGACGAAACTTATGTGTGAGAGAAAAGGAACTAGAAAAATCAGAAGAGCTGAAGGAAAGTGAGCTGCAAAGGGCTAAAACACTTCATGAAGAAGCCAATGACAGACTGTTGAAGGCAATTAAGAACAAGAATTTTAAAGAAGTAACTGTAGCTCAAGGGCTACTTGAAGTtgctaaaaagaaaatggacgATGTCATGGAACAAAGCAGACAGTGTTCGAGCAAAAGATCTCAGCttacaaagaacaaaaaaagactCCTGGAAGGATATTCAAAACATCTATCTtccaagaagaagaagagtcACTGAATGTGAAGGACAAGATGTTCTGCTCATTTTACTGTAACCATAGACCTATTTAGCTAACTCAACGTTGTACCCAATCCAAGCCCTTgaggaataaaacgttttgtttcaggaatttccacataatttaaatgtgaatgtcACATTATAATGCAAATATAAttcacaaagaatcttaaccccgggagatttgaattgggtccAACAATGAGTGAGCCGAGTAGTTCTATTGATACCTTTCTGCCAGGCTGGTAAATGCATGTTTACTAGAGGTTTGTTGGTATTAAAGAACAGTTGCACTGATAATCATTCAGACTGAAAAGTTGGCACACATTAAGGAATGTTTTACTTTCCAGTGTGCTTCCTAGGAATGACGTTGAGATGAATGGGGAGGCCATTATGTTATTTGTTGTTATAATTGATCAGACTAGGGTATTTGAGAATATAAGTGCTTTCAAATTTGTGTTACCATGTATTTCAAGGGTGATGGTTAGGAATGGCTGTGAGGGGAATGGAGGTGGCcattatgttattattataatattgtaTCTAGAAAATGCTGACAGTTACAACATGTACAAAACACAGTAAAGGCGTTGTGACTGTACTTGTTTAGGGTGTTCATGTGTTCTAATTCTAATTCTAATTCTTTTGACTTGAATTTTAAAGTTGGTGACCATATTCTTTGTAAGTACCTAAGGTTGTGACGATGAAAAGACTTGACCTGAATTGACCATGTTCCTCATTTGTTGTTTCTCGCTTTAACTGTGTGCTTTCTGCAGAGTCACAATAATGACACAGGCTGTAATATGCTTTTAAAAAATCCCTATATTTTCCctatatttttgaaaaatcgtCCCTATATTAAGCCCTATATTTTTGCTTGAGGCCACTTGAAGCCCTGTACTTGCTCCAACATGAATAATACTCAATTACATGTACCTGCTAGCTACTAATAGATAACATTCAAATAACGTGAATTGTGAAGTGCCACTCAAGTCAAGCAATCTGCATGTGTAGGACTGCACTCATAAACTTGATTACAATAGGTGTCCTGAAGCGTTCCCTTCCCTTCTTGTTAACATCATAGAAAGCCCTGCTAATTCTCCTCCTCCCAGGAACACAAAAACGTCACAGAATGTATAGATCCCACCCCATTCTCcaacatgttttaaaatgaaatgccATGGCTATGTACAATTTCATTTCTATTTCCAGTGTTCAAATTCTTGGCATTACTCAAGCCAGAAATCTAATGCTCATTTTTGCATTCATGTCCACATTTTCCAGCAcctaaaagaaaatacaacaaaagtaaGCAATACCATAAACCTGAACATTTCCATGATTTGCTTCCAATCAGGAATGTCACAAGCTACACCCCTTGCTTGGGAGCACTTCAACTTCCCCAAATCATCTGTTTAAGTACATAAAATTATGatgtaaaattgttttaaagttcACCTTTAAAAATTTAGGTTTCCAAAATTTGAGGTTCCCtcaattgaaataattattgatgataTTGCAAGCATTTAAAGTTGCGCTATTTTGCCTATAAAAATGTTCAAGGGACTGGGTAgagtttctttgcaaaattctgttTTGTGACATCATTTTGGGTACAGAAATGTTAGCATCTCTGAGAGTCTAGAATCATGTCCGAAATGACTACTCCTTCTACATTGTTCTCTGGTACAAAGACAAACATAATGATTACGATGAAGAGAGTGATGATGAAGTGCTTTTAATCACAGAAGGTACATAACTCCTCATGAATCCATAGGCAGCTGCACTTTAAGGAAGTGGGCACAACaccagaatttttttttttcatacctGCTTGAGCTCGCTTGCTAACTTTCAGACAAAAAATTGAGATGGCTGATTGGCCTGTGATGTCTCACCATGCAAAGCGACATGACAAATGGTACAAAATTTATCTATGGCAATTATAGTATTGGTATTTTAAGAAAAGGGACAACATTGGGAGGTTGTCCACAAATAGTTGAATGAGCTTTTAAAAGACCCCACATTACCATACAGCCAACTTCATTTAAAAGTTTATAGACAGAGATAGGAAGATTTAGAGGTACAGAACAGATCTTGAAAATCTAGTTCTCTCTTTTACGCCCCACTGTTTCTTGTGTTCTTTTTCCAATTACATTTACAACCCTTTTCCCCTAAAAAGGGAAAAACGTGGGccataacttacagtacagtCCTCAAACTTGGGTGACAAGCTTTATGTATTGATAATGTTCCCTAAGACTTAGCATTACCAACAGTTTCAGATTCTTACTCTTTTCAGTTCATCAAATGAAATAACACCATCTTTGTCTGCATCAGCATCTCTTATTGCTCGATCAGCTATTCCACCAAGTTGTTCATCACTTATATTCAGTCCAACCATCATGTGGAGTACCTTTTTAAATTAATCATTGTGAGAAGAAAGTTGAGACCGATTCTGtgcaaagttcgagcaattacttgcaaaaattatgtactaaaaatctactcacagcacggtaagttcttgaatgctatttaaaacatctcattgtaattcagttctctaagtgaccccgcgatgaaatccccaagcattctcgagaaatttaatgtcaaacttcgtaagaatgctaaaagcgagtgttattgtgtttacaactaacacgaaatgtcctttttaactgaaatatggataacttcaagttcaattttctctcgcggggtcagcttgagagcttaaatctcgataggatcttcttacctttattcaaaatattaacatgctaagaggattttttggtaacttaatttttgccaatttttgccattattgctcgaatgttgtgaggaaatcatcttaactcCCACATGCTGAGCCTGAATGAATATCAGAAAGCCGCTATCAGATTTTGCAAAGCGCGGTGAAGCTCAACCTTAGCCCCTTATTCTACCTTAAAGACCTATAGATCCTTTCACATTTTATAAAAGTGCACCTAGACCTCAAAATATCTTTCTCAGTAAAAGAATTTATATCCCTGCACCCGTTCAAAGCACATGGCaccctttttgtttgttaactAGTCATGGGGTCAAAACTTACAACATACTAAGCATCATGTGTTTCACGACAGAGTCAAGAAGTGCATGGGTGCGAGTTGCGTGGCTTTACCTTATAAAGTCATTGATGCTCGGTTTTTCTTTAGTTAGCTcggtttttctttctttataaAGTCGTGATGCTCggtttttctttagttttaaagcttataaaaaaaatatccagTCTGCCGCACAAGactactgttttttttttttcagtttaaatgCTGCTGTTGAGccttaatttcatttaaatgtaATTTCCCTTTACTGTAGGGCCACtttatatttcatttatttcatgCCAAACCTTAGAGAAATCTTTGTGGAGAACCACATAAAACAAGTTTCCAGGTGTATTAAGGAGACATTGCATGACTTATTATGCCACGCTCGcggattttaaattttatatgTCACAAGCACAATGGTGTGTAAAAATATTGGCATTTTTATAAAAGTGTTTTTGAATTGATACTTATTGTTATGACACTACTTCATTTTATGGTTTTCCCTCGGGAACAGAGTATTTAGGAGatttttggagtttttcttttttcactgaGTCGTTATGACTTTTTACCATATTATGTATGATGTTGCCCAGCAACATTGAATCAAGAATGCAGCAAATTTAAGAAGATCAAACAAGTGAAAGGCTATATTTGTACTTTGGTTAAACAAGCAAACCTTGATGGCCTGCAGCAGACGCGTGTCAGGAATGCTACACAGTCTATGACTGCATGCAGCTTACTGCGGCTACTTAGACTACTGTATTTAACCTCACTGGGCCaaagatgtaactaagcaacatttctgtaaaatactctgaagaaagCTCTGGGGAATACCAGATCGAAATTGGCAGAGTTTGTTGTGGGCTCAGATTCTtttgttacactcactcaaTCAGAAGGACTGCATAGTACATTACCCCTTAGAGGCAGTAAGGTACAAAGAGTCAGTGTTCAGTAAAAAGGGGGCACTTGAGTGTCCGTGCGATACTGTAGCTAACTACAGTATGAAAGCAATACTGTAGCTAACTACAGTATGAAAGCAATGCACAACTAATGATCATTGCAACTAGAAATTCCTGGGCGCAGGGGCACTTAAGCTGTCAAATGTCCAGTGGTGGGGACTAAAGTAGAGGGCAgatgccccccccccccaaaaaaaaaaaacacaaacaccaCTAAATTTGTGGACTGATGTGAAATGCGCTAATGTGCAACTTCTAAACTGGCATTTTAATACTATaaagaatgaatcaaatgTGACAACTTATACATGCTCTCGCtaataattgctttgaaattACAGAAATTAtgccttaattttttttgtagtacTTGATCAGcacatgaaaaaagaaaaacaaaaaaaacccagCAACTCTCATATCATAAAAGGCAACCCACAAACGCAGTCCATatatcaacaacaactttcttGTACCACAAATACAAGAGTATGCATGCATTTTATATAAGTTAATTAccacaaatgcaaattaaaaggcCCTGGCCTCTTGAGATAACCAGTAGCAAAGTGGCCAGGAAAAGAAGTAGAAACGAACAAACGACAAATTGGAAGCATTCACTCCCAAATTCTTGAGAAAAATTGTGTACAGTAATTTCTACCTGCATCAAGTCTTCTTTCGATATCTTCCCATCATTGTCCaagtcgtagatcttaaaggCAACTAGATAACACAGTGCACATTAAAATTTGGAGTGCAAAATAAATCTACACATGCAATCTCtaatttttctaaaaacaaagaaagcttACGGGGGTTGTAcaaatgaaatataaatatGTTCCTTTTCTGATGAACTTATTGAAGAGGGATCTGTACAATTACATTAACATTGCTGTGCTTTTTTACTATGGTGAAACAAACAGGCAAACAGGCAAAACATATTACCTAATCacctaaaataatttttgttccttGGTTTAACTGCAGGTGTTGGGACAACATTAATTAGGTAATGTAGGCTGTATATGCTGTATATTGGGCCAAGGATAGTTGCTTGTTATTTGATATCATTACCCAGCTGCTAAGGAAAAATTCTAgttgaaataatgaaaaaaaaaaacaagacaaaaaacatcaaaattcttACAGTGCAACTTTTTCTCCCTCGTGTTTAGCGGATTTTCTGTTGATTCATCCAATGGTCTGAAATGAGCTAAGGTTTTAACAAATTGGCGAAAGTTGCAAGTTTGCTCTCCTCTTTCCctaacaaacacaaaaaatgaaaatttcattgatGCCTATAACTCTCAAGTGAAGCTGTTTAAATCATTTCCTTTGTTCACATTGTGTAAAATATACCCGTAAGGGGTACTGAATCATGATAATTGTTTTACAGGAGCATTGCTCTTCCTCCCCTTGGAATTAAGATGCTAGCTCTGACACCATGTGCTACAGTATGTACAGATTTACATCACACTTTATTGTCTGATTGCTTTGGCATGTTTGTTTCCATGGAGACCAGTGTGTGaatcaatattttgttttgttagacTTTTAGCTAGGTACATTTTGTTAGAAGTAAATTTTATTACTAAGTGAAATGTAATGTTAAGTACCTTCATTCGAACTGTGTCAGTAGGTGACAGGAAGGGTAGCCTTTGAAACTCTTTCTTAACAAGCATTTCAATTTGACAAGTGAAATATAAGTAGCAGATTAAAGAgttatttttcactttctcaAGTAAATGAAACTCTAGCAAAAAGGTCTGTTATCTGGAGATAACATGCATTCAGTacaaaacacagcaaaaacaaaattaatttgtaatACACTAAATTTTTCTGTCAGCCTGACCGCAACCACCTATCAgccaaattaaattaactaGAGAAAGCCTTCATACTTTCTGTACTTCTGCAACTTACTGACTGTCTTCATTCATGAAGAAAGCATCTATGATTCTTTCCCCGATTGGATTGATGGCCAATTCAGGTATACAGATAAAATCTTCTCGGCTATTGTGGGTAAAGAAGGCAGTAGTGTAAGAATATTGCtgtaaaactgaaacaaaggCAAACTAATAGTGTAAACTTAATTCATACCTGGCTATATGTCACTAACAAAAAGTTAGTCTAAGAACTAACAAAATGCTCAATGGTAACTTGACCACAACCAGTTCACTGTCTTACAGCCTGTTTCTACCTTTCATGTAAGTGGAGTTGGCACTCCAGTGACCATGACTGAAACACAACTTGTTTTGTCTTAAGGTCACTCTTTGAAGTGTGTGTGGTGCTCTCAAATCTTATATATCTTTACTTCTATGCATATGGTTCCATGAGCTGACCGAGGTAAGTGGCCACTGTGACTGTAAAATGGGCAACGTACTTtactgtgaagtgatatatcaaatgtttcatatattgttTAATATATATGTACTTCACTGTGTAAGAAAAGTACGGTAATTTGTTCCTCGCTAATGACATATCCTTTGTCATATTTCAATTTGACACTGATGAAATGATTTTTTAGCAATAAACATTGAACAAACCTCAATGTTCCTTTGGTTGCTTTGTCGAGACTTGAAAATCGACAATAAAGTCTTCTAATCTGATTTGGAGAGACTGAGAAAATGGCGAAATTACTTTTGCAAGAGATAAGAATTCCTCGGGAATTTCTCGACCACATTAAGATCAAGATAAACTTACAAccagtttcattttgaagttcttcaATATCTTCTTCCTGTAAAAGTGTGGACGATTTCAACCCCATCTTCTTACTGTGTTACCTTTTCCGGCGAAGCGTTCATGTTAGGCCCATAAGATGTCCCATAGATATATAATCATGTACGaggcctactattgttattgcgcatacgttctgcgcatctccagatactcggatttcctatcgcttACTTAATTATACAAGGATATTTTttgcgatttaaaactatccggagaaagtagatcttagtaagtactcttggtatccaaaaagaaaattcggggtaaccatgcatttttgagagataattaagattcaatttgagaaagaacgccatatattgctttgtattttaaagctttttacagatattattcaggaattatctttgaaaaatgcgtggttacccccaatttctttttagatttcaataggacttgtaaagatctacatttcctgcataatcacacgccggggaaacaatatctttaattagtaggcattgtccttaacaattagacctgTCGCTTGAAAGGACTACAACTACTCGggcagaaaaaagcaataataaattcagcaaaaaaaaatatttatttgggaataaaacgaaataaataggtttacaaaaccggcgaacttcgctactcgatgactattactaatagacctataggaGCGAAGCCAAGGgacacggatcaatagcccattcggcttcgcctcatgggctattgccccatagcccgaaagggctatgggtctaattgttttaaaattattactcTACTGTGCagagaaagttgaaattgagtacaaaaacttgaaattaaattgattgacaggaaagtcgcgaaagagaaactcacagatggccaatcaaatcttttgttttcaaatcaagcgcacgccctggatggcgcaatttttccctgattccgtgatacgcgtgcgttccttctgcttaaccatctcgaaattttttcatatatattattaataagtaatcacatgatttttcttgtgcaatttggaataaataagcacttgtaaatttttcaaagaccccaaattgcactcgccctacgggctcgtgcaattttgttagtctttgaaaaatttactcttgcttttttattccaaattgcactcgaaatcatgtgattacctatacaaatcaAGCTCTATAGGCGTATGGGCCTTGGGGCGGAGCGGTCTGCAACCACCCCTCCCCCAAGATTTGGGCA
Proteins encoded in this window:
- the LOC141890166 gene encoding calcineurin B homologous protein 1-like, which codes for MGLKSSTLLQEEDIEELQNETGFSPNQIRRLYCRFSSLDKATKGTLSREDFICIPELAINPIGERIIDAFFMNEDSQERGEQTCNFRQFVKTLAHFRPLDESTENPLNTREKKLHFAFKIYDLDNDGKISKEDLMQVLHMMVGLNISDEQLGGIADRAIRDADADKDGVISFDELKRVLENVDMNAKMSIRFLA